In Paenarthrobacter sp. GOM3, a single window of DNA contains:
- the trmB gene encoding tRNA (guanosine(46)-N7)-methyltransferase TrmB — MSETPDSPRPVTPGTQASFGTYGGRPVSFVRRGTRLQGRRQAAWEEHAERWAIQVPRHVANTSVHPDYTFDAEAVFGRKAPLIVEIGSGLGDAVVHAAEQNPDKDFLAVEVYTPGLANTIIKINSRGLTNVRVVEANAPEVLESMLPPGSVSELWVFFPDPWHKARHHKRRLIQPAFASVAAKALEKGGYWRIATDWSNYAVHVREVLANSTEFENMHDGERSGEESPLTQVWQSGVESVVGGAPVREGRAPVSTEHTGPNEGVDQEGGWAPRFEGRIRTSFENKAHEAGRMIFDLTYRKI, encoded by the coding sequence ATGAGTGAAACCCCAGATTCCCCGCGCCCCGTCACGCCCGGCACCCAAGCCTCGTTCGGTACTTACGGCGGCCGCCCGGTCAGCTTTGTGCGTCGAGGCACCCGCTTGCAGGGCCGTAGGCAGGCCGCGTGGGAAGAGCATGCAGAACGCTGGGCCATCCAGGTGCCCCGCCACGTCGCCAACACCTCAGTGCACCCGGACTACACCTTCGACGCCGAGGCCGTGTTTGGTCGTAAGGCTCCGCTGATCGTCGAGATCGGTTCCGGGTTGGGCGATGCCGTGGTGCACGCGGCCGAGCAGAACCCGGACAAGGACTTCCTTGCCGTCGAGGTCTACACGCCGGGGTTGGCCAACACGATCATCAAGATCAACAGCCGCGGGCTGACCAACGTACGGGTCGTGGAAGCCAACGCGCCCGAGGTCCTCGAGTCGATGCTTCCACCCGGGTCGGTCAGCGAACTGTGGGTATTCTTCCCGGATCCGTGGCACAAGGCCAGGCACCACAAGCGCCGCCTTATCCAGCCTGCTTTTGCTTCCGTTGCTGCCAAGGCGCTGGAAAAGGGTGGCTACTGGCGCATCGCCACGGACTGGTCCAACTACGCCGTGCACGTCCGGGAAGTCCTGGCCAACTCCACGGAGTTCGAGAACATGCATGACGGCGAGCGCAGTGGCGAGGAGAGCCCGCTGACGCAAGTGTGGCAATCCGGCGTCGAGTCCGTTGTGGGCGGCGCGCCGGTCAGGGAGGGCCGCGCGCCGGTCAGCACGGAACACACCGGCCCGAACGAAGGCGTGGACCAGGAGGGCGGCTGGGCTCCGCGCTTCGAGGGCCGCATCCGGACGAGCTTCGAGAACAAAGCCCACGAGGCCGGCCGAATGATTTTCGACCTCACCTACCGCAAGATCTAG
- a CDS encoding type II toxin-antitoxin system RatA family toxin has product MPQVRAERLIRLDPETAFALSQTTGAFRLKWDPFISAQSFMDGATTAGKGVRTRTVSRMGLRMVSEYVSYTPPRNVGMTMVSGPWFFENFGGGWRFTADDGGTRAVWKYTFSCRPALLKPVAERIGSWLLGREIERRIEAFAKACEDPALVAELRSQGAPER; this is encoded by the coding sequence ATGCCGCAGGTCCGCGCCGAGCGCCTTATCCGCCTCGATCCCGAAACAGCTTTTGCCCTCTCCCAAACCACGGGCGCCTTCCGGCTCAAGTGGGACCCGTTCATCTCGGCGCAAAGCTTCATGGACGGCGCCACGACGGCCGGCAAGGGCGTGCGGACCAGGACCGTGTCACGCATGGGCCTGAGAATGGTCAGCGAGTACGTCTCGTACACGCCACCCCGCAACGTGGGCATGACCATGGTCTCCGGACCTTGGTTCTTCGAGAACTTTGGTGGCGGGTGGCGGTTCACAGCGGACGACGGCGGCACCCGGGCGGTCTGGAAGTACACCTTTTCATGCCGCCCGGCGTTGCTGAAGCCAGTGGCAGAGCGGATCGGCAGCTGGCTGCTGGGCCGCGAAATCGAGCGACGCATCGAAGCGTTCGCCAAGGCCTGCGAGGATCCTGCCCTCGTGGCAGAACTCCGATCGCAGGGCGCCCCGGAGCGCTGA
- a CDS encoding anti-sigma factor family protein — translation MNGNSVHQLLGAYLLGGLDPEEEAAFRDHLANCADCRHELEELESLPALLDAVPAADAVALTASGGASALAPLEPLPEVLPEKVLVDLSARRRKSRRRWAALVGAVAAACLAVGFLAGPLLNQAPKPDASYSVQSDSGLQLTVGMVKKTWGTELEVEGRSMPLEGTLYLWVKGRDGAEERTCGWTATPSGRIKITGATPVQLAGIAGVELRDDAEKTVASISVP, via the coding sequence ATGAACGGCAACTCCGTCCACCAATTGCTGGGCGCCTACCTTTTGGGCGGGCTGGACCCCGAGGAGGAGGCGGCCTTCCGGGACCACCTTGCCAATTGCGCGGACTGCCGTCACGAGCTGGAGGAACTGGAAAGCCTCCCCGCATTGCTCGACGCCGTCCCCGCGGCTGACGCTGTCGCCCTCACCGCTTCGGGGGGTGCCAGTGCCCTAGCGCCGCTGGAACCCCTGCCCGAAGTGCTTCCGGAGAAGGTCCTGGTTGATTTGTCGGCCCGCAGGCGGAAATCACGACGCCGGTGGGCGGCTTTGGTGGGTGCAGTCGCCGCTGCTTGCCTGGCAGTTGGGTTCCTCGCCGGGCCGCTGCTGAATCAGGCACCGAAGCCCGATGCGAGCTACTCGGTCCAGTCGGACAGCGGATTGCAACTGACGGTGGGCATGGTGAAGAAGACCTGGGGCACCGAGCTCGAAGTGGAGGGCCGGAGCATGCCGCTTGAAGGCACCCTCTACTTGTGGGTGAAGGGCAGGGACGGTGCCGAGGAACGGACCTGCGGTTGGACAGCAACACCAAGCGGCCGGATCAAGATCACCGGCGCGACCCCCGTGCAGTTGGCGGGCATCGCCGGTGTTGAGTTGCGCGACGACGCCGAGAAGACCGTGGCGTCGATTTCGGTGCCTTAA
- a CDS encoding sigma-70 family RNA polymerase sigma factor — MPLDEDVVAAIYRDHGTALKRFVLSCTPDAHQADDVVQETILKVWQHAPQITGSLRSYLFRTARNVIIDNYRKAQRRPAETGEHDLPDHAATERVDELLNRVLMEEALLRLSHEHREVLVALHYQRFTVSEAALQLNIPAGTVKSRAFYAVKALRTILDEMGVER; from the coding sequence ATGCCGCTGGATGAGGACGTGGTGGCGGCGATCTACCGTGACCACGGCACGGCCTTGAAGCGCTTTGTGCTCAGCTGCACCCCGGACGCCCATCAAGCGGACGATGTAGTTCAGGAGACCATCCTGAAGGTGTGGCAGCATGCCCCACAAATCACGGGCAGCCTCCGCAGCTACCTATTCCGCACGGCCCGCAATGTCATCATCGACAATTATCGGAAGGCGCAGCGGCGACCTGCCGAGACCGGCGAGCACGACCTTCCCGACCATGCCGCCACCGAACGCGTGGATGAGTTGCTGAACCGGGTCCTGATGGAGGAGGCCTTGCTCCGGCTCAGCCACGAACACCGCGAGGTCCTGGTGGCCCTGCACTACCAGCGGTTTACCGTCAGCGAGGCAGCACTGCAGCTGAACATCCCGGCGGGAACCGTGAAATCCCGGGCTTTCTACGCTGTGAAAGCCCTCCGAACAATCCTTGACGAAATGGGGGTGGAACGATGA
- a CDS encoding COG4315 family predicted lipoprotein, with product MTTRLSLGIGALVLSAALAGCGGSPGTTTSSAPPPASSAAPTSAAPGSASASAMAAAEMKVASSSAGQIVVDSKGMSLYFFTKDVKDSGKSACVDACLAAWPIFTTTSDAPAVEGVTGTVGTITSPDGKKHVTLNGMPLYYYAKDKAPGDVTGQGVGSVWYLVSPSGEMVKGAAASGY from the coding sequence ATGACTACACGACTCAGCCTTGGAATCGGAGCGCTGGTATTGAGTGCTGCGCTGGCGGGATGTGGTGGAAGCCCGGGAACCACCACGTCGTCCGCTCCCCCGCCTGCTTCGTCCGCGGCGCCCACGTCCGCTGCGCCGGGCTCAGCATCCGCCTCCGCCATGGCCGCTGCGGAGATGAAGGTCGCCTCCTCCAGCGCCGGCCAGATCGTGGTGGACAGCAAAGGCATGAGCCTCTACTTCTTCACCAAGGACGTCAAGGACTCAGGCAAGAGCGCCTGCGTCGATGCTTGCCTGGCTGCGTGGCCGATTTTCACCACGACGTCGGATGCTCCTGCCGTTGAAGGCGTCACGGGAACTGTGGGAACCATTACGTCGCCGGACGGCAAGAAGCACGTGACTCTCAACGGCATGCCGCTCTACTACTACGCCAAAGACAAGGCTCCTGGCGACGTGACCGGCCAAGGCGTAGGCAGCGTCTGGTACCTGGTCAGCCCTTCGGGTGAAATGGTCAAGGGCGCTGCGGCTTCCGGGTACTGA
- a CDS encoding DMP19 family protein, whose translation MTTNEYPVVLNKTSFEAGNADVVDSNVNVVNEMYQELLNSDEIATAALNSYFVDFYLTQALSGGFAQYVFTAPEREEVDGYVRAGLEGMGASRHLDLFNRTASAFDALSEDEAEAYLDGELDETEAPLPAVALLDELDGEFEALLEEEDIVDLNAAYLRDQSELLVLSDEDIEAHIAERVAQIPDLAERQAEAEEEALANAPEFEVIIRELCDVAGQALEKITMGDPNYQHDGVTTLAWHFTTDHGDYIMVEDDDEAFMIHPETKEIIAAVEFEESDEFADA comes from the coding sequence ATGACTACCAACGAGTACCCCGTCGTCCTGAACAAGACCAGCTTCGAAGCAGGCAATGCGGATGTTGTGGATTCCAACGTCAACGTCGTGAACGAGATGTACCAGGAACTCCTGAACAGCGACGAAATCGCCACCGCTGCACTCAACAGCTACTTCGTCGATTTCTACCTGACCCAGGCGCTGTCCGGCGGCTTCGCCCAGTACGTCTTCACCGCACCGGAGCGCGAAGAAGTGGACGGGTACGTCCGCGCAGGGCTCGAAGGCATGGGCGCGTCCCGTCACCTGGACCTGTTCAATCGCACCGCGTCGGCGTTTGATGCCTTGAGCGAGGACGAAGCCGAGGCCTACCTCGACGGCGAACTGGACGAGACCGAAGCCCCGCTGCCCGCTGTCGCGCTCCTTGACGAGCTGGACGGCGAGTTCGAAGCCCTCCTCGAAGAGGAAGACATCGTCGACCTCAACGCCGCTTACCTCCGCGACCAGTCCGAACTGCTGGTCCTCTCGGACGAAGACATCGAGGCACACATCGCCGAACGCGTCGCGCAGATCCCTGACCTCGCCGAGCGCCAGGCCGAAGCCGAGGAAGAAGCCCTCGCCAACGCCCCCGAGTTCGAAGTCATCATCCGCGAACTGTGCGACGTGGCTGGCCAAGCCCTGGAAAAGATCACCATGGGCGACCCCAACTACCAGCACGACGGCGTCACCACCCTCGCCTGGCATTTCACCACCGACCACGGCGACTACATCATGGTGGAAGACGACGACGAAGCCTTCATGATCCACCCGGAGACGAAGGAAATCATCGCCGCCGTGGAGTTCGAGGAGTCCGACGAGTTCGCTGACGCGTAA
- a CDS encoding DEAD/DEAH box helicase produces the protein MPSHTDETWELAIQTPAINDRSLAAGLAYAMGSRVTGISFDAATGLLLGKVRGNGPQPYSTSAKLVRKPSGWSCTVGICSCPVRKDCKHVAALLFTAEDHPTIRAQLLSQAPGIQTSRLGPGQQGGTARPAWEQALNRLIAKPGSVPSAAGIPLALQFEVEEPAAHFSYTGRRDPMRSVRQLKARPVMMGAKGKWIRGDVTWNNLSYVSFRREFNEIQVEWLQTFLAAHGSSNGRQQPSGAMWLSLNDFAAKNLWTLLSDATKAGIPLIHSAGTEPVRVETQPAVVGLSLARLDADGTESTTHDGGLQLAPSVTVGGEPVDAASVGFLGKPANGIFFTHSGATLPGVPQQNNLITLAPIEGDVSDELLEFVTDGQTLQIPAEDESRFLTSFYPKLRQSTPVQAADKSVELPTLAVPTLSLLANYGNDHKVRLHWEWHYKSGTLVTAQPLWRHPDDRGYRDDPEEARILESLGRPWDVVAALAESATGGWGAPRLAASAELGGLDTLAFTEEVLPALRELPDVVVETSGDIADYREAAEAPVVSISTKETASGDWFDLGIVITLEGEPVSFAAVFSALAAGMSRMLLPSGAYFSLDLPELHQLRALIDEARSLQDNPDNKDGTLQISRFQAGLWDELAQLGIVDEQAAAWREAVGGLLDDGVTGLPLPASLNAELRPYQLEGFNWLSFLYKHSLGGVLADDMGLGKTVQAIALMCAAKDLAAETVAAAQGPSADVTPRAPFLVVAPTSVVSNWALEAQRFAPGLVVRTVGETFAKSGSSPVDALAGADVVITSYALFRIDYDAYASFQWAGLMLDEAQFVKNHQSKAYQCARKLPARFKLAITGTPLENNLMEFWALTSIVAPGLFPSPKRFAENYQKPVEKNGDSAQLGKLRRRVRPLMMRRTKEQVIKDLPPKQEQILEVVLNPRHQKVYQTHLQRERQKILGLIDDVNKNRFTIFQSLTLLRQLSLDASLVDSSLSGVRSSKLDVLFEQLEDIISEGHRTLIFSQFTGFLGKVRDRMDAEGIEYCYLDGSTRNRGDVVSEFKNGSAPVFLISLKAGGFGLNLTEADYVFLLDPWWNPASEAQAVDRTHRIGQARNVMVYRLVAKDTIEEKVMALKAKKSQLFADVMEGDALAGGSLTAEDLAALFAE, from the coding sequence ATGCCGTCCCACACAGACGAAACCTGGGAACTGGCCATTCAGACTCCTGCCATCAACGACCGCTCCTTGGCGGCCGGATTGGCCTATGCCATGGGGAGCCGGGTTACCGGGATTTCGTTCGATGCGGCTACGGGGCTTCTCCTCGGCAAGGTCCGCGGCAACGGCCCCCAGCCGTATTCGACGTCGGCAAAACTGGTCCGTAAGCCCAGCGGCTGGAGCTGCACTGTGGGTATCTGCAGTTGCCCGGTCCGGAAGGACTGCAAGCACGTCGCCGCGCTGCTTTTCACTGCCGAAGACCATCCCACCATCCGCGCCCAGCTTTTGTCGCAGGCACCGGGGATCCAGACGTCCCGGCTTGGCCCTGGCCAGCAAGGCGGGACTGCGCGGCCCGCGTGGGAGCAGGCGCTCAACCGGTTGATCGCCAAGCCCGGCAGCGTACCCAGCGCGGCGGGCATCCCGCTCGCTTTGCAGTTCGAGGTCGAAGAGCCGGCGGCCCACTTCTCCTACACAGGCCGGCGAGACCCTATGCGCAGCGTCCGCCAGTTGAAGGCCCGGCCCGTCATGATGGGCGCCAAGGGCAAATGGATCCGCGGTGACGTCACGTGGAACAACCTCAGCTACGTCAGTTTCCGACGCGAATTCAACGAAATACAGGTGGAATGGCTTCAGACTTTCCTGGCTGCGCATGGCTCCAGCAATGGCCGTCAGCAGCCGTCGGGCGCGATGTGGCTGAGCCTCAACGACTTCGCTGCCAAGAACCTCTGGACCCTCCTTTCCGACGCCACCAAAGCCGGCATCCCACTCATTCATTCGGCTGGTACTGAGCCTGTCCGCGTCGAGACGCAACCCGCCGTCGTCGGACTCAGTTTGGCGCGCTTGGACGCGGACGGAACCGAAAGCACAACGCACGACGGCGGCCTGCAGCTTGCGCCGTCCGTCACCGTCGGTGGGGAGCCTGTTGACGCCGCGTCCGTGGGCTTCCTGGGCAAGCCGGCCAACGGGATTTTCTTCACGCATTCGGGTGCCACCCTGCCGGGCGTGCCGCAGCAGAATAACCTGATCACCCTGGCACCGATCGAGGGCGATGTCAGCGATGAGCTCCTGGAGTTCGTCACCGATGGCCAAACGCTTCAGATTCCTGCCGAGGATGAGAGCCGTTTCCTGACCTCGTTCTACCCGAAGCTGCGCCAGTCCACACCGGTCCAGGCCGCGGACAAATCTGTGGAACTGCCCACGTTGGCTGTCCCCACCTTGTCCCTGCTGGCAAACTACGGCAACGACCACAAGGTCCGGCTGCACTGGGAGTGGCACTACAAATCCGGCACGCTGGTGACAGCGCAGCCCCTGTGGCGGCACCCGGACGACCGCGGATACCGCGACGATCCCGAGGAAGCCCGCATCCTGGAGTCACTGGGGCGGCCGTGGGACGTTGTAGCTGCGCTGGCCGAGTCGGCGACGGGTGGCTGGGGTGCTCCCCGGCTCGCGGCCTCTGCCGAACTGGGTGGTTTGGACACTCTGGCGTTCACCGAAGAGGTGCTTCCGGCGCTGCGGGAGCTGCCCGACGTCGTGGTGGAAACGTCCGGTGACATCGCCGATTACCGCGAGGCCGCTGAAGCCCCGGTGGTCTCGATTTCCACGAAGGAAACTGCCAGCGGCGATTGGTTCGATCTCGGCATCGTGATCACGCTCGAAGGCGAACCCGTTTCCTTTGCCGCGGTGTTCTCGGCCCTGGCCGCCGGCATGAGCCGTATGCTCCTGCCCAGCGGCGCCTACTTCTCGCTTGACCTGCCCGAGCTCCACCAGTTGCGCGCCTTGATCGACGAAGCGCGCTCCCTGCAGGACAACCCGGACAACAAGGACGGCACCCTGCAGATCAGCCGCTTCCAGGCCGGACTCTGGGACGAGCTGGCGCAGCTCGGGATTGTGGACGAGCAAGCCGCCGCGTGGCGCGAAGCTGTGGGCGGACTGCTCGACGACGGCGTGACCGGCCTGCCGCTGCCGGCCAGCCTTAACGCTGAGCTGCGTCCGTATCAGCTCGAGGGATTCAACTGGCTGAGCTTCCTTTACAAGCACAGCCTCGGTGGCGTGCTCGCTGACGACATGGGCCTGGGTAAAACCGTGCAGGCGATCGCACTGATGTGCGCGGCCAAGGACCTGGCCGCGGAGACCGTTGCTGCTGCCCAAGGGCCCTCAGCGGACGTCACTCCCCGTGCACCCTTCCTTGTGGTGGCGCCCACCAGTGTGGTGAGCAACTGGGCGTTGGAGGCGCAGCGGTTCGCGCCGGGGCTGGTGGTGCGGACCGTCGGTGAAACCTTTGCCAAGAGTGGCTCGTCGCCGGTGGACGCGTTGGCGGGTGCCGACGTCGTCATTACCTCCTATGCGCTGTTCCGGATCGATTACGATGCCTACGCGTCGTTCCAATGGGCCGGACTGATGCTCGACGAGGCGCAGTTCGTGAAGAACCACCAATCCAAGGCGTACCAGTGCGCACGCAAGCTGCCGGCCCGTTTCAAGCTGGCCATCACGGGCACGCCCCTGGAGAACAACCTCATGGAGTTCTGGGCGCTGACCTCGATTGTGGCGCCGGGGTTGTTCCCCAGCCCCAAGCGGTTCGCCGAGAACTACCAAAAGCCGGTCGAGAAGAACGGTGACTCCGCCCAACTGGGTAAGCTCCGCCGTCGTGTGCGTCCGCTCATGATGCGCCGCACCAAAGAGCAGGTCATCAAGGACCTGCCGCCCAAGCAGGAGCAGATTCTTGAAGTGGTGCTGAACCCCCGGCACCAGAAGGTCTACCAGACCCATTTGCAGCGCGAACGGCAGAAAATCCTCGGGCTGATCGACGACGTGAACAAGAACCGCTTCACGATCTTCCAGTCCTTGACGTTGCTGCGGCAGCTGAGCCTGGATGCGTCGTTGGTGGACTCTTCGCTGTCCGGCGTTCGGTCGTCCAAACTGGATGTGTTGTTCGAACAGCTGGAAGACATCATTTCCGAAGGCCACCGGACCTTGATTTTCAGCCAGTTCACGGGCTTCCTCGGCAAGGTCCGCGACCGTATGGACGCTGAGGGCATTGAGTACTGCTACCTCGACGGCTCCACCAGGAACCGCGGCGATGTTGTCAGCGAGTTCAAGAACGGGTCCGCCCCGGTGTTCCTGATTTCGTTGAAGGCCGGCGGGTTTGGGCTCAACCTGACTGAGGCGGACTACGTGTTCCTGCTGGATCCGTGGTGGAACCCGGCATCCGAGGCACAGGCCGTGGACCGCACGCACCGCATTGGGCAGGCCAGGAACGTCATGGTCTACCGGCTGGTTGCCAAGGACACCATCGAGGAAAAAGTCATGGCTTTGAAGGCCAAGAAATCGCAACTGTTCGCGGATGTGATGGAAGGCGACGCCCTTGCCGGTGGCTCGTTGACGGCGGAGGACCTGGCGGCCCTGTTCGCGGAATGA
- a CDS encoding MFS transporter produces MIGELGRRSSTALLVHSALIQAVTFLVRPAATYRALELDVPAFALGVLAASYAVFPLLLALPIGGLVDRLGERRLMAIGSAVVLSCSAFLLFWGSSVAALVAGTALLGAGQLACVVGQQAVVANNAAASRLDSAFGYLTFAASLGQALGPLAISVVGGASVRPNTQAIFTLSVAMSLVMFLTTFVISGQVSRRRGKARSQDAPKGGAVALLKTPGVIRALATSATVLAVVDLTVVYLPALGAERGLTAATVGLMLTVRAVFSMVSRIGLGGMSRKLGRMKLLVLSLAISTVALAVAAIPMPVWLLFVVMAFLGLGLGIGQPLTMSWLSAQAPEGQRGRALALRLAGNRVGQVFLPSAIGVVAVGLGAAGVFLASAVAVGGTMLLLRGVRLDD; encoded by the coding sequence ATGATCGGTGAACTGGGACGACGCTCGTCCACGGCCCTCCTGGTCCACTCGGCCCTCATTCAGGCAGTGACGTTCCTGGTCCGGCCCGCCGCTACGTACCGGGCTCTTGAGCTCGACGTTCCTGCGTTTGCCTTGGGTGTCCTCGCGGCCAGCTACGCTGTGTTTCCCTTGCTGCTCGCCCTGCCCATCGGCGGACTGGTGGACCGCCTCGGTGAACGTCGGCTCATGGCGATCGGGTCCGCCGTCGTGCTTTCCTGTTCGGCGTTCCTGCTCTTCTGGGGCTCCTCCGTCGCTGCTCTTGTGGCTGGTACGGCGCTTCTCGGTGCGGGTCAGTTGGCATGCGTGGTGGGGCAGCAGGCGGTGGTGGCCAACAATGCTGCGGCTTCCCGGCTCGACTCGGCATTTGGTTACCTGACTTTCGCCGCGTCATTGGGCCAAGCCCTGGGACCGTTGGCGATCTCCGTAGTGGGCGGCGCCTCAGTCAGACCCAATACGCAGGCGATCTTCACGCTATCGGTGGCCATGAGCCTGGTCATGTTCCTGACCACATTCGTTATTTCCGGCCAGGTGAGCAGGCGCAGGGGCAAGGCCAGATCACAGGACGCACCCAAGGGCGGTGCGGTTGCGTTGCTGAAAACGCCGGGAGTCATCCGTGCGCTGGCCACCAGCGCCACCGTTCTCGCCGTCGTCGACCTGACCGTTGTCTACCTTCCCGCGCTGGGTGCCGAACGTGGCCTGACCGCCGCTACAGTCGGCCTGATGCTGACGGTCCGCGCGGTGTTCTCGATGGTCTCCCGCATTGGGCTGGGCGGCATGTCCCGCAAACTGGGCCGGATGAAGCTGTTGGTCCTCAGCCTGGCCATTTCAACCGTGGCCCTTGCCGTCGCCGCGATTCCCATGCCCGTGTGGCTGTTGTTCGTCGTCATGGCATTCCTCGGCCTCGGGCTGGGAATCGGCCAACCACTGACCATGTCCTGGCTCTCAGCCCAGGCACCCGAAGGCCAACGTGGGCGCGCACTTGCTTTGAGGCTCGCCGGAAACAGGGTGGGCCAGGTGTTCCTTCCCAGTGCCATCGGTGTGGTGGCGGTAGGCCTTGGGGCGGCGGGCGTGTTCCTGGCGTCCGCGGTTGCCGTCGGCGGAACCATGCTGTTGCTCCGCGGGGTTCGGCTGGACGACTGA
- a CDS encoding GntR family transcriptional regulator, whose product MSDPQPRNTGAHFVYTELKRQILDLELKPGTRIYEPAMATALGVSRTPLREAIRRLISESLLEQQATGGVLVPALDAKVISELYDVRAALESLMAREACARATEQDIQDLQGILERNAAMVGFADEAMKYGVTLHATIASIAGNSWAQRFHEQIGSQVERYRYFTNNSAERREEALSNHRLLVAALAAKDADRAAKIAFDHVIGARDETLRMISHKGLDAE is encoded by the coding sequence ATGTCTGATCCACAACCCCGCAACACGGGGGCGCACTTTGTTTACACCGAGCTCAAGCGGCAAATCCTGGATCTTGAGCTCAAACCGGGAACACGCATCTATGAACCTGCGATGGCAACGGCACTGGGAGTGTCCCGGACCCCACTGCGTGAAGCCATCCGCCGCCTGATCTCAGAGAGCCTCCTCGAACAGCAAGCCACAGGTGGTGTTCTGGTTCCGGCGCTCGATGCGAAGGTCATCTCCGAGTTGTACGACGTCCGTGCCGCGCTCGAGTCCTTAATGGCACGCGAAGCCTGCGCCCGGGCCACGGAGCAGGACATCCAGGACCTGCAGGGAATCCTGGAGCGCAATGCGGCCATGGTCGGGTTTGCGGACGAAGCCATGAAGTACGGCGTAACCCTCCACGCCACCATCGCCTCCATCGCCGGAAACTCGTGGGCCCAGCGGTTCCACGAGCAGATCGGAAGCCAGGTTGAGCGCTACCGGTACTTCACCAACAACTCGGCGGAGCGACGCGAGGAAGCCTTGTCCAACCACCGCTTGCTCGTCGCCGCGCTCGCTGCCAAAGATGCGGACCGCGCAGCGAAGATCGCCTTCGACCACGTCATTGGTGCCCGCGATGAGACACTTCGGATGATTTCCCACAAAGGACTGGACGCCGAATGA
- a CDS encoding GNAT family N-acetyltransferase encodes MTDSETKARLLAAYDQQLRTDAETPSAVAVKELGPLRLVTFLGGRGFITYQDLAGADEEGIRGLVEAAVSYFEGQPEITRIEWKTRGHDHAPGLHEALTAQGFTADEPESIMIGEARALSLDVPLPDGVTLRQVVEEPDVRAMSAMQDEVFGDPVSGEMADALLHRLSLDDGMELWVAEADGIIVSAGRLEPVEGTDFAGIWGGATRPEWRGRGIYRALTARRAQAALANGKTLINSDSTEYSRPILERSGLVKVSTTTPYRWTRASKE; translated from the coding sequence ATGACGGATTCTGAGACCAAAGCCCGGCTTCTCGCTGCCTACGACCAGCAGTTGCGCACCGATGCCGAGACCCCGAGCGCTGTGGCGGTCAAGGAACTCGGCCCACTGCGGTTGGTGACTTTCCTGGGTGGCCGGGGCTTCATCACATACCAGGACCTGGCGGGCGCGGACGAGGAGGGTATCCGCGGCTTGGTGGAGGCAGCGGTTTCCTACTTCGAAGGCCAGCCGGAGATCACCCGGATTGAGTGGAAAACCCGCGGACATGATCATGCTCCCGGGCTCCACGAAGCCCTGACAGCCCAGGGCTTCACCGCAGATGAGCCAGAGTCGATCATGATTGGTGAGGCCCGGGCCCTCAGCTTAGATGTTCCCTTGCCCGACGGCGTGACTTTGCGCCAGGTGGTAGAGGAACCGGATGTGCGGGCCATGAGTGCCATGCAGGACGAAGTGTTCGGCGACCCTGTTTCGGGTGAGATGGCGGATGCCCTGCTTCATCGGCTTTCGCTGGACGACGGCATGGAACTCTGGGTTGCAGAAGCCGACGGCATTATTGTGAGTGCCGGACGCTTGGAACCTGTAGAGGGTACCGACTTTGCCGGAATCTGGGGCGGTGCCACCCGACCGGAGTGGAGGGGCCGCGGGATCTACCGGGCCCTGACAGCCCGCCGCGCCCAGGCTGCATTGGCGAACGGCAAGACACTCATCAACAGCGATTCCACCGAGTACTCCCGCCCCATCCTGGAACGCTCGGGCCTGGTCAAAGTCTCGACCACGACGCCCTACCGCTGGACCCGGGCAAGCAAGGAGTAG
- a CDS encoding CG0192-related protein — protein MAIIHKATLSPSKLELIADYLPNQPWFIQDGTPELIGAYRFDDPAGEVGLETHVVTAGERIYQVPLSYRGYELAGAEDWLIGTMDHSVLGKRWVYDACADPIYVKALATAILTGQKEAEQFVDGEPEPRPSTVTVKGSGTLDGGVPALSASAPVSGSDVTIIDAGGLRLKVARVLDVAADVSANSAAAPELHGELTLSGSWAGLENPVELAAVVRD, from the coding sequence ATGGCGATCATTCACAAGGCAACCCTGTCCCCGTCCAAGCTCGAACTCATCGCTGATTACCTGCCGAACCAGCCCTGGTTCATCCAGGACGGCACGCCGGAACTCATCGGCGCCTACCGCTTTGACGACCCCGCCGGCGAAGTGGGCCTGGAAACCCATGTGGTCACCGCGGGCGAGCGCATCTACCAGGTCCCCCTCAGCTACCGCGGTTACGAACTGGCGGGCGCTGAGGACTGGCTGATCGGAACCATGGACCACTCCGTCCTGGGGAAGCGCTGGGTTTACGACGCCTGTGCTGACCCCATCTACGTCAAGGCCCTCGCGACCGCCATCCTTACAGGCCAGAAAGAAGCCGAACAGTTTGTGGACGGCGAGCCTGAACCGCGCCCCAGCACCGTAACGGTGAAGGGCAGTGGAACGCTCGACGGCGGCGTACCCGCCCTGAGTGCCTCGGCGCCGGTATCGGGCAGTGACGTGACGATCATTGATGCGGGTGGGTTGAGGCTGAAAGTAGCCAGGGTCCTGGATGTTGCCGCCGATGTTTCCGCAAACTCGGCTGCTGCCCCGGAGCTGCACGGTGAGCTGACGCTGAGCGGCAGCTGGGCCGGTTTGGAGAACCCAGTGGAACTCGCGGCCGTGGTCCGCGACTAG